A single region of the Triticum dicoccoides isolate Atlit2015 ecotype Zavitan chromosome 2B, WEW_v2.0, whole genome shotgun sequence genome encodes:
- the LOC119362136 gene encoding GDT1-like protein 2, chloroplastic, whose translation MASGACGHFGLAAPRRHALLLPAPAAPPCLSQRAVRRRNTARLACAGASGLEFSHPPPPRHYWTAGVGAQVVSSCLVRCRLLSWLKPIRYDVRVQTSSVDLGAGSYEGDEAGGHREQLDSSDTKSSNEPAKPVSGSRYMQAIAAVLLLCALASAFIIFFKGQPSAVVAALAKSGFTAAFTLIFVSEIGDKTFFIAALLAMQYQKALVLLGSMAALSLMTIVSVVIGRIFQSVPAQFQTTLPIGEYAAVALLAFFGFKSIKDAWALPDKVNGDLEENSESGELAEAEELVKEKASLKITSPLAILWKSFSLVFFAEWGDRSMLATIALGAAQSPLGVASGAIAGHLVATLLAIIGGAFLANYLSEKLVGLLGGVLFLLFAAATLFGVF comes from the exons ATGGCATCCGGAGCGTGCGGCCACTTCGGCCTCGCGGCGCCTCGCCGCCACGCGCTCCTCCTCCCGGCGCCGGCCGCTCCCCCCTGCCTCTCGCAGCGCGCCGTCCGCCGGAGGAACACCGCTCGGCTCGCCTGCGCGGGCGCCTCCGGCCTGGAATTCAGTCACCCTCCTCCTCCCCGCCACTACTGGACTGCTGGCGTGGGGGCTCAAGTTGTCTCGTCTTGCCTTG TAAGATGCAGGTTGTTGTCATGGTTGAAGCCAATAAGGTATGATGTCAGAGTGCAAACATCCAGTGTAGACCTTGGAGCTGGGAGCTATGAAGGAGATGAAGCAGGTGGCCATAGGGAACAGCTGGATAGTTCTGATACCAAAAGTTCAAATGAACC AGCAAAACCAGTTTCAGGATCGCGTTACATGCAAGCTATTGCTGCCGTGCTACTTCTGTGCGCCCTGGCATCTGCTTTTATCATTTTCTTTAAAGGACAGCCGTCTGCAGTTGTAGCTGCACTAGCAAAGTCAGGTTTCACGGCAGCATTTACACTGATTTTTGTATCTGAGATTGGGGATAAG ACATTTTTCATTGCTGCACTACTTGCGATGCAATATCAAAAGGCATTG GTTTTACTTGGGTCAATGGCTGCTCTTTCCCTGATGACTATTGTGAGTGTCGTGATTGGACGGATCTTTCAGTCTGTACCAGCACAATTTCAAACAA CGTTACCCATAGGAGAATATGCAGCAGTTGCGCTCCTTGCATTCTTTGGATTCAAATCAATTAAAGATGCATGGGCACTCCCAGATAAAGTAAATGGGGATCTTGAAGAAAACTCTGAATCTGGCGAACTGGCTGAAGCTGAGGAGCTTGTTAAGGAAAAG GCTTCACTGAAAATCACCAGTCCTCTTGCAATTCTCTGGAAATCCTTCAGTCTTGTTTTCTTTGCG GAGTGGGGGGATCGCTCTATGCTGGCTACAATTGCTTTGGGTGCCGCACAG tcTCCTTTGGGCGTTGCTAGTGGGGCCATAGCTGGACACTTGGTTGCAACTTTGCTTGCGATCATCGGGGGAGCATTCCTAGCCAACTACCTATCCGAGAAGCTG GTTGGCCTGCTGGGAGGAGTACTGTTTTTGTTATTCGCCGCCGCCACGCTTTTCGGCGTGTTCTGA